The following is a genomic window from Choloepus didactylus isolate mChoDid1 chromosome 5, mChoDid1.pri, whole genome shotgun sequence.
TCTGATTGTGTAGGACTAGTCTATCGGCCATTGCTTCAATGAACATTCATTAAGTGCTTCCTGCATGCAATACATGAACTCTGGAACCAGCAGgttacaataataaaaacaatttaacctaataataattataactaaGTTTTTGGTACAGTTTTCACATGTATGAGACTCCTCTAACAacaataattcatttaatcttcacaacaaccttataTGGTAGGTAATATTGgtacttttattttagaaatgaggaaactgaggcataagaACCTGAGGTCATGTGACCAAGGTCCCATATTTAGTAAATAGTACAACTGGTATTCACACTCAGGGAGTATGAGAGTAACTATACGCCACTATTCCTCCCCCCATGTGAGAGAATATAAGCCAAACACTGCACTCAACTTGTTCAGAGCAATTTGGATTTCAAGGTTTAttcataatttatttcaaaagaaaaaaatgattggcATAACAGATATACAAACAAGATTCTTTGGGGAGAGGGAAACATTGGAGGGAGTAACAGATTAGctatgatattttaatttgttgttttacACTCATCCATAATTTTATTGCTGaaatagtattttattatatGAGATTTTTTCCCCTGAGACTGAAGGGAGGGTCATTCAGATAAACTATATCTTAAACATGAAGGTAGAATCAGTCCACACAGGAAGCAAACCATCATCTTGTTGCATTATGTTATTTAATCACTTGGTTTCTTTGTGCCTTTTCTTCCCATCAAGGCTAGTACATTCATACCACTTCATCCCACCCAATAGTTGTTGGGATTACAAATTGCATTTAACTTTCCCCATGGACATTAGTTCGTTGTTATGAATAACTATAATTATGTTTGCTGATTTGGTGCGTTTTTACTAgcttatatatttaaatgtaccttgtaaaattttcctttatttttccatatacaaacgTTTAAAACAAAATGGCTGGTGTATGCTTAATGTAGATGTTAGAAGTTCTTATTTGGAATCCAGAAAACTGAGGTATAGTATCTAGTTCAATTCATTTACCCTTGcctttcatttttagtttttagtaatATTTCAAATATAGTAGAAGAGTCATCTGGTGTTGAAATACTTAAGTAATGCCCTGAGCCCCCACTTTGTAATACCCTGCTACCTTCCCCCTAGCTCTGTCTCCTGTTTTTCCTCTACCTCCTCATGATCCAGCAACTGGAAGATAAATTCAAAGCAAAGGAAGGCACCTCAAGGGCTTTCTCTGCCTAGCAGAATGGCATCCTTTCTGATTGGTGCCCATGTCTTGCCATGTTAATTTTCAAGTGTTTTGAATATCAAACATGCACATTTACATAGAAATCAAGTGGTCACATTTGTTTTTCCAtggtcccaaatagaaactctgcacattttaagcattaacttccctaTTAAGTGGTCacattttgaaaagcatttcAATCAATAGTAAATTTTTCTAATCATGTAAGTATAAGTAAAGGAAATGTAGAAATGTATCCAGAATTACTTAATGATTgtttaattaattattatttactccattttattttgttccattgcaCTCTCTATATGTGTTTATTTTAGCTCTCAACAATTTGTGGTGCCATTATCTATTCACACGTAGTGGTCTCTCATTTTGGAATTAGAGGAGTAAAATAGATTAAATGGGGgaagattttatttattcagaaaTGTTGAGACAGGCAATCAACCAGGACAAAAGAAGGAAGAgtgattttgtttcattctccTAGAAGCAGATTCCAAGACAAGAATTCTAATGAAAAGTTTATCTAGGTGGTAAAGGAAACACCAGTATGGGAGTGAGAGAgtgagacagagaagggaaagCAGCCAGTGAAAGTCATCATTCACAAGAGAGACTGGAGTTCATCCCCACAGGGGAAACTGGCAACCAGTGTAAACCCACAACTGCAGGACAAGGGAGCTAGAGTATTCACACACCAACTCATTGGCTAAGGGGTGCTGCCATAAAGCATCAATTCCTAAGACTTTTCCACCCACACTGAGTTATAAAGAAGCTCTATGGGCAAAAGAAAGACCTCAGGCAAAAATAATCCAGATGCTGGCAGGTGGAAGTCAAGCCTATGGGCACTGAAGCAGTtagggcatgtgtgtgtgggtgggacATTGACAGCTCCTGCCACAAGGGGCAGGAGGACTGTGCAATCTCATAAAACATATTGACATGACTAAATAAAGATTATATCAACAGAAAGGGAATGATAAGCACAACAATGCAGCAACCCAGAAGGCAGAAAAGAAGAGAGGCAGAATGGCAGAATTTGGCAGTGGATGAGGGTGGTTCAGGGGATGAGTGCTGTTGGAAATAGGGAGTTGCAAATCCATGTCCAGTTGTTTCATCAGGCCTCACTAGGGTTTCTATGCACTAGCCTTCTAGAACCATCCTTTTCCTTGTGCTCTGGTTCTTTATTGAACAAGAAACTTTCTTCTGACTTATCTGTTTCTCAGCAATTTTTTCTGTGGCCAGGTGAATTTTagagagtgaaaaagaaaatattttcctcctGAGGAAGGAGAGTGGGCAGGAGATAGTGCAGAGCTCTGAGGAGAGAAGAGAACAAGGGTGATTCTCAGCTCAGGATAGGTACAGAGTatggaagagaaacaaaatgatCCAGAATACTGGACTGGCCCTCTAGCATCTAGGTAAAGGGAGAGATCAATAGTGGGAGGTCCAATGTAGTAAACAGACATCAGCGTCTGGCTCTAGATGAAAGGAGTTAAAAGTGGAAAACAGCTTCAGTTTTAGTATCTATGAAGACACATAGGTTAGAGTTGGAGCATCTGAAAAGATGACCACATATTAAATCTTTTTATACGGAAATTATAGACAATAACCTGTGTGGTGGCCTGGAGTTATGTAcctccagaaaaatgtgttcttagtCTTAgtcttagtccattcctgtgagtgtgaacccattgtaaataggaccttttgaagatattattattatctgaaTGAGGGTGGACTTTAATCCAATGTGGATGAAGTGCCTATAAGAAATGGatattggacacagaaagagaagccatggggggcagccaagaagctgaaaaacaaaggaactggaagagaaagaagacaccactttgttcattgccacatgacagaaaaaccaagaaaTCTCAAAGATTGGTGGCTAGCCagaagaggaagcaagccttctagcctctgaaatcatgagccaataaattactgcTGTTAAGCTAACCCTttatttggtatttgttttagcagctgtaAAACTAATACAACCTGAAAACTCTAAGAAGATGCTAGGTAAAGAGTACAGATTTAAAATTAGGATGCtttctctcttctgatttttattttttttactcaatTGAGAAGGCTAATTAAAAATGAAGACTTTGGTACCTAGAGTTTACCTTTACATAAAGGTCAACTATTCACTAATGGAGCTCTGCTTATTTAATAACATTTGCTttattaatatattctggatttaaATGTATATAGATCTAAAAACAGCACTTACAGAATTAAAAGTCAGCTAAAAACTAAGAACAAAATTTGCAGGATGGGGAAAAGGCTTTATATCCTTAAAAACTCTAAATAAAATGCTCTTGTAAATCCAAAATGCAAAGATAGTTtccagaagaaaaatggaaaattcacaattataaaAGAACAGCACAAACTGCTGATATGCATACGAAAGATGTCTACTTTCTTTGTAATTCcataaatgcaatttaaaacatGCTACTTTTTTGTTCTATaaaagtggagaaaaataaataatagtaatacaCTGTGTTTGCTAAGCTAAATGGAAGGAGCATATTCAAATATgttgataaaagagaaaattgttttaaattctctAGAAAGATTAAACTGTTTTAAATTCTCTAGTCTAGGatgaaaaatacacatatattttcctTCAGATAGTGCTAGTTGACTGACCCAATATTTCCTAATCTCATTCTCCCTTGCTGGCTAGAAAAGCTTAATGCTCATTATCCCAGCTTCACCTGCAGCCAGAGGTAGTCATGCTCTAGAATCCTGTCTAATGGAACATGAGCAGAAAGGTGTGGAGGGATTCTGATACAGCTTTAACTTTCCTGCTAAAAGTTACGGAGTGGCTGGCACCCCTCGGCCTCTTTCTTCTATCCTTGAATGTGCACTCTGAAATCCTCTAGCACACCATTATGGAGAGGCCAAGAGAGTCACCACGATGCCACTTCAGAGCCAGTGAACAAAACATTGGCCATCAGTCCAGCCTCTGGAATTCAtgatatctgaaaaaaaaaaaaaaacactcatttCTTTCAGTCATTCTTGGTCAGACATTCTGTTACCTACAGCTGAAAGCATTGCCATCTGACACATCAGCAATTCTAAAACAATTCAGGAAAATAAGCTGCACATAGACTTGATTGTAGAGCACAGAACCatttataataaacataataaactAAATGAATGCCTAGCAATAAAGTTAGGCATAGACAAAACCATTCACCAGATCAATAGCTGCCTGCCAGCTGTAAAGGGGTGTGTTAATTTGCTCAAGAAATGAAATCACATCTCGAACAGCAGCTGCAAATGGAGTCACCATCTgattaagtttacaataatcctCTGTCAATCTCCAAATCTATCTGTCTTCTGCAAAACTCACATAGGTGAGTTGAATGGGAAATGGTAAGAATCATCATGCCTGCCTCTTTCAAACCTTCAATCATTGCAATAACTGCTGCATTCCTTCTGGGAATGCAGTGTAGGTTTGGTTTATGATTTTTGTAGGTGGAAGCAATTGTAGTGGCTTCCATTTGGCCTGTCTTATCATAACAGCCTTCATGCCATGCTTCAGGGAACTAAAGGggaattctgccagttgctgagtatgtctattcccgTCATGCATTCTAGGACTGGAGAAATAGCTACAGGGCCCACTAGAAGGTAGATCTGGGACAAAACACTATTATCATTTGACTTCCATAAGTCCGTATTCTGTCTGGTAGAACACAATGACAATTCTCCAGGAATTAATGCCATTTCAGAGCAAGAGCCATGCAATCCTCAATAAGTCTGAATATTTCCCCTTCCCCAATGCAATTTCTCCTGGTAAGTAGCTGCAGGTCACTTTGGGAAAAGTTGGAAGGAACACTAACAATATAAACTTTTGGTTGTGAAATGGGGTTCTTCCTCAAAGGGACCCAGCCTCCTCCTGACTTAAGGGACTTTAGGTCTGTGAACTGACTCAAGTCTTGGAAAGGACTGAGGAGCCATGACACTGTTTTTGTGATTCAATCTCACTTCTGTTCATGAGTTTTTTTGCTAATACAGACCAAGTAAGAGTTTAGTAGTCCAGCCATTTAGAACCCTTCAAGGATGCTGAGCTCCCCTCATGAACATATTTCTCACAGGTATGATGAAGGGATCATCTGGACCCTCCTAAGGTGGGTGAGCAGTTCCTGCATGATAAGTAGTCCACTCAAGCATTCCAAACTTCCTGTCTTTGAACTCCTTCTACAGGCTATGAAGGAAGTTCTGCCATTTCACATTCTTTTAGCATAGGCCATATTTGGGTCCATATTTCAGTCAACCAGCCAAGCAAACTGTTAGAGCTATTTGAAGACCCTTGAACCAAAACTTTGAATCTTAAGTtttgcttagtgggcccatatccaTAAATTTGGCCctatccaactttatattccttcctcaTTGATCTCATATCCTAAAGAACCACACTTAATATATTCCTCATGTTTTTGTTAGTATAGCTTGGCAAATCATGCAATTTGTTTGGTCTGTATCATACCTTCTCCCAGGTTATACTTTGTACCTCATTCTTGGGATTCTGTTGGGCCCTGCTCTGATTATAGACCTAGAAGCAAGGAAAGATGCTGAAGTAGGTCTTGAGAAGGGTCAGCTGTGTCTTACAAGGCAGTTACCTCAGGGGAATCATTGTAGGTTGTTTATGCAAGGGGATACTGACTTCCTCAGGCAGAGGTGGAAGGGCTGCCTTTACAGGTAAGATAAGCTAGACAGCATTTAGGGTTTGAAGTACCCAGCTTCATCAGTATCTGTGCATATGTTTTCATCCTAATTTTTAGAATCCCTTTCCTTCCCAATCAACGCTTGAATTTTAACAAACCCTAGAAGAATAGGAATTCCATTTGCATTGTAAATTAGCTACCTATGCGATTAGACTTTgtgtttggttttcagaaatcagCCCTCTAGCTATAGAAAATAAGAGGTTCTTACAAACATTCAAAGATGCCTCAGGTCTCTGTGTACAGAACTTGATCTAGGAATTTAAAGCCTAGAGCACGTCATTATCATTCCATAAGTTCTCCAGCCAGTCAGAAGCAACCAACCTGTTACATTATACTCCTCCTTTTCACTCAAATAATCTCTAACAACAAATACTTGGTCATCCAGAGTCTTGCCTTCTTTTGGCACTTGATTACAGGTATCTGCAGATGATAATTTGAGCAGATGTTTTGCCACTGTAGGCGATCATGTACCAGTTCCCCTTCCATCACTGGAAGCAGTCAATCATTCCTTTAATTATATCAGAGAACCAATTCCTGGAATCATAGAACCAATTTAGAGAGCTCATCTTAAATTTCAGATACTCTGGAACATACTTCTTTTAACATTAAACAATattccttgctatttcttccaaTACTATTTCATAGGAATTCTACATTGTCTGATATTTACGTAGCCACAACATCTTCCATATTCTTTATTTCATGTTTCTTATGCTTAATATCCTTATGGGACTGGGCCATCATATTTTGAATCATCTGAATTCTACAGAAAATAatcacttttctttcttataggtttttaaaggaaatatatttgtAACCATCTCTTTATTGCATCAAGGGATCAAAATACTTTCCAGGAGTGTACATTAGACCATTTCCATTTTGAGCactattttcttttctgcattcaTTCTTTAAAGTGAGATGTGCATGCATTTtatctttgttccttttattttctggGGCCTATACCTCataattgttcatttttattttattaacaattCTCCAAGTATAATAATTGATGATTCCAACCAGATCCCTACACAATTAGCTGCCACACTTGGCTTGCTGAAGGAACACGTTTTCTCTCCAGGGAGACTACATCAGCTAAAGAAATATCCAACATTTGGAGTTAGGAGACCTTGGCTTTGGCCTCTGTTCCCCCATCTGTGACTGAATGTGATTTGCTTCCTTGAGTTTCTGTTCTGGAAGTttgcaaaatgaagaaaagaatccCACCTAATGCCTCTAACTTCAAAAGTATTAAAAAACATCCTTGAATGTGTTGTTTGTTCTTAGATGAAAAGATGTTACAAATGCTACAAGCCATCctattttaaactgttttaataaaaagttgaaaTTCCCACTGTCATTGGCATATTATATTGTATACAGCTTGAAAGTATAACTCCCTTCTCCTTAGTAAAACTATGATCTAAGAGTGGGCATACCTATGTACCTTTATGTGGGTGTAGGGGTACCGTTGGTTTTAAAAGGTCTGGTATACATGTGTAGAGTGTCAGATAAACATGTAAGGAGAATTAGGAATCACTGTGACATAAAATGAAAACCTCCTGTCAAATCCTAAAATTGGACTGGTTACTTCTATGAGATGAATGAGGAGAGAGTGATGTTCtgggaaagtaaaacaaaaatggagagaaaatggaGCTCAGAAGAAAAGAGGACTGATGAAAGCAATGTACATTCCACAAATAGTGTTCTTGATGATTTTATTTATCATCTATTCGATGCCCGTTCACTAGAGGATATAAACAAACATACTGCGACATCTGGAAGGGAAAAATGATATTCAATACAAGGCAACTTTATAAGCTATGTCTgaacaaagaataaaattgtataaCATGCAGTTCACTTACAGAAAACAAAGTACTCTTTGAGGCAGAAAGAGATTTCATATAGGAGACTACGTGTTTCCAAACATTGTTGAAAGGACTAGAGGTGGAGGGTGCAGGCTCTGCCACCAAGGTTGGTTCCTAGAACAACAGCTAGGATTTGTTTGTTGAGGGAGCTGCTACCTCTGCTCAATCAAGAAGTTAAGAAGTCAGGAAGCCACCATTAAAATCTGTTGGGTCGAGAGCCCTTAGAACTTACTAACACATCCAACTCAATTCAGTTATGAATTTACTTAGAGTTTTAGAATCCCTATTTTGGATACAGTCAAAGAGATcctttttctctatctctctatatAAGGGATATGCACTTGGAGTCACAGACAAGTATGCAAACCTCTGGATATAATCAAGAACATGCCATTGAGACAGACCTGGTGATATTATATTAATATGGGTTACATCCAGCTGAggcataaaagaagaaagaacagaggaTGGCAAAACAGGCACACAATCAAATCCTTTCTTTCTCACTGATAACAATAGATTAGTCAGATTGGATGGCCTGACAATAGGCCAGTTTCTTCAGAGCATCTTTGACTTCTCGGTTCCTCAGGCAATAAATGAAAGGGTTGAGAGCAGGAGTAATAATAGCATAGAAGATGGAAATAACTTTGTTCATGTTAAAGGCATGGATGGCTCGGGGCCGAGCATACATGAAAATAGTGGCTGAATAGAAGATGGTGACCACTAAAAGGTGGGAGGCACAAGTGGAGAAAGCTTTGTGCTTTCCTGTGGGCATGCATAGAACGGTAGCAAGAATGCATCCATAGGAAAGGACAGTAAtagaaagtgggaagagaaagatGACCAGTGCCAGGACAAAGTCGACCAACTCAGCTATGGACATGTCTGTGCAGGAAAGGTTAAGAACTGGAGAGATGTCACAGAAGAAGTGATTGATGACATTGGGGCCACAGAAGCTGAGGCTGGAGATAAAGTAGATCTTAGCCAAAGAGATGCCAAAGCCAACAGCCCAGGAACCAAGAGCAAGACGGAGGCAGAGCCCATGGCTCATAATGGTAGGGTAGTGCAGTGGGCGGCAGATGGCCACATAACGGTCATAGGCCATGGCAGCCAAGAGCACACATTCTGTGCACATGAGTGCAATGAAGAAGTAAAGTTGTATCATGCAGTGAGTGAAGGAGATGCTGTTGCTCACAGACCAAAAACTGAGCAGTAACTTGGGTACAGTCACAGAAATGTACCAGGTTTCCAAGAAGGACAGGTTGGCCAGGAAGAAGTACATAGGCTTGTGCAGAGGCCGGTTCTGCTGCACCAGCAAGATGATGATGACATTTTCTGCTACTGTCAAGATATAGGCCACAAGGAACATCAGGAACACCATGGCACGTAGTGTGCAGGTCCCAGGGAACCCCACCAGAATGAACTTAGTGACCCGTGTCTGGTTCTCCACTTCCATACTGAAGACAAAGGATTTAGATCTCCTGGGGGAGAAAGAAATGACTTGATTAGAGCCCATGGTTTTAGTTAGAATCTTTCAGTTTTGCCTTCTTTCACTAGGAACAAGAATAACAAGTATCACTTATTATGGACTAAGCCATGCACAGGGTACATTACAAGCATTTTAATTTACTTCTCACATAGCCTCTGTATACGTATGTTGTTATACTCATTTCAGTGATGaaagaaactgagcctcagaggtATTAAGTTACTTAACAAGTTCACACTAGTAGAAGGGTAGAGATCACATTCAAGTCTAAGTCCAAAGCCCTGTCTCTATCCACTACCCTACCCTGCCTTCACTGACATCTCCAAATTAAACAGTATCAAACCCCCAGGTTCCTTGTTATAAACCAGTTCCAAAGGATTCTCCTAGTCTTCCTGTCTCATCATCTACCCAGAGCATCTGGAAGTTCTTCGTTACAACTCATTTCACCTACTTTCTTTCCCTCTACCATCACTGGAGATGGACAGCAGCTGTCATCATCTGTGAGGTGAGATGGGGAGAGTTAGGCTGTCAGCAGCAATGATCTGGACCTCATTCACACCCCAATTCTGCCATCAATTTGCTATGTGACCTTGAAACCTTACCCTCTCTGGGACccaattttctcttctgtaaatgtGAATATTGTATCTATTTAGCCTATGTCTTTGAGGatcaaaatctaaatgaaatcaTGCAAATGAAATCTTATATAATCTGTAAAAGACAATAAATATGAAAGGGACTCACCTCATGTTAGGGCAGTAAAGACGGTAGGCGCTGGCTAATAGGAGGGAGGAGATAACTGCTCTGGATGAATGACTGTAAGCAAAGTGTGAGCAAAGCAAACGTGCTCTTTTCTCAGGGTGCTTTAAGTCCTTGGGTGgcgagagaaggagagggaagaaagtaaaatataatcAGCAAAGAAGTAAATGCATAATAAAgtttgaaacattttctttgaagctttaaaaacagaaagtagTATTGGCATGAGTAGGGAAGATCTGAGAGGTGACACTTAGGCAGGGAAGGACTCGAGGGCTCCAGCCCTCTGAAGAGCTGAGATGAGAGAGAGCTGTGCTGAAATGAGGTTACTATTGCCGTGCAatgaagggaggggaagggggcatGGTGTGTGAGGAAGGCAGGGACAGAACCCTCAGGGCTGCATAGGCCATGATAAGAGATCTGAATAATGGTCTGAATGCAATGGAAGTAACTGAAGGATTTTAAGTTGGTTAGGGGCATGGTGTGACATGCTATGGAAAGACTGTTGTTACACAATGGAGGCAAGAGTGAAGTTTGTGAAACCAGGTAGATGCTATTGAATGCTGTGTTTTTGGAGAAGTAGGTGGGTTTAAGACAGGTTTGGAATCCATTATTGATGAATTGGATATGGGATGTGAAAGAAGGGGGCAAATTAAGGAAGAATCTCAGATATGACTTATTGCATGTATGGTGATGCCATTTTCTAAGATGGAGAACACTTGGTAAGTTTACAGGCATTTTCCTCCTAGATGAGGAGATAAAAATGGACAAGAATTTGGTAGGATTATGCTTTTATTAGTTTTAACATGAGACCTAAGCAATAGATCCAGAATAATCTCcaacaataatttatttagcacttaccAGATGCCAAGAAGGGTGCTAAGTACTTTTCATACAATgtcccatttaattctcacagcaaagCTAATGAGGTATTACTCTAATTTCACTGAAGATGCTGTGGTCTAGACATATTAACATTTCCAAATTAGAAAGTGATGAAATCGGAATTATAGTGAAGCCGTCTGTCTGACTGCAAAGGCATGCCCTTACCCACACTTATCACTACactaacacacacacagttgACGAATACAAGATTTTTGGCTCACTACCACTTTTTTACACTTAAAATTTCTGACTACTTTAGAAAATGTTCTCTGAACCTACTGAGAGTTCATTATAGTCTATAAGAGATGAGTCTACatgtttaaaaatcaatatgACACAGATACATACCCAATCAGACACAGCATATacacacaaaacagaaagaaacaagtaGAAATGCTTAGAAAATACATCACAAAAACTCATAATCATTGGCTGAGTCTTGCAATGTAAACGAATTGGAGAAAGACGCATTTTAGAGGAATTGGAGTGAACAAAAACATAGAGTTATGAAACAGACTGGCAATTTCAGGGAAGCTCATTATGGTCTGACTGCTGTGTGGGTGGGCAAATTATGATTGAGTGAATGAGTAGAAAAGGGATACAGAGAGATATGGTGAAAAATATTGGCAAGGACCAGATCATGGAGATCTTTGTATGTATTATTAAGGAGATTGAACATTATCTTGTAGCATACAAATTAAGAAGTCACTGAAGGTTTTTCAACAGGATGATAGCATCCTCATATTTCACTCAGGTTTTTGGTGTTGAGGGGATAGATTTGCACGGGACAGAGTGGCCAAACCAGAGATTATGAGACCAGTTGGAAGACATCCTCTTGGCGGACACTTAAAGGTACATACaatcaaagagaaggaaaaaaaaaatcacatcagcTACAAAGTTTGTTAAAGGAACAAAGATGAAAATATCTAGACATATCTGTTCACAAGTTACACaaataactttgcactccttgagAAAATTCTACAAAAAATGGCTTCCCTATTTTTCAGCAACTAAATAAAGTCCATAGACACTAATGCCTTATAATGAGAAGAACTGACCATATTTACATGCAATATTTTACCACAAAATTTGTAGACCCTTTTGACTCAT
Proteins encoded in this region:
- the LOC119535038 gene encoding olfactory receptor 6B1, giving the protein MEVENQTRVTKFILVGFPGTCTLRAMVFLMFLVAYILTVAENVIIILLVQQNRPLHKPMYFFLANLSFLETWYISVTVPKLLLSFWSVSNSISFTHCMIQLYFFIALMCTECVLLAAMAYDRYVAICRPLHYPTIMSHGLCLRLALGSWAVGFGISLAKIYFISSLSFCGPNVINHFFCDISPVLNLSCTDMSIAELVDFVLALVIFLFPLSITVLSYGCILATVLCMPTGKHKAFSTCASHLLVVTIFYSATIFMYARPRAIHAFNMNKVISIFYAIITPALNPFIYCLRNREVKDALKKLAYCQAIQSD